The following coding sequences are from one Geodermatophilus normandii window:
- a CDS encoding ammonium transporter, translating to MVNTGDTAWILVSAALVMLMTPGLALFYGGMVRAKSVLNMMMMSFGALALITVLWVLYGYSVAFGNDVGAGLLGDPGEFFGLAGLMEDTTSEAGGLPSMAFVGFQAVFAIITVALISGAIADRAKFGSWMVFAGLWATVVYFPVAHWVFDFDTDAGHVGGWIANDLAAIDFAGGTAVHINAGAAGLALALVLGRRRGFGREAMRPHNLPLVMLGAGLLWFGWFGFNAGSALAANNTAAVAWVNTLAATAAAILGWLLTEKVRDGHATSLGAASGAVAGLVAITPACSAVSPIGAIVLGVIAGALCALAVGLKYRLGYDDSLDVVGVHLVGGLWGTIAIGFLADPDAPAGVESLFFGGSVDQLWRQAVGAVAVLVFSFVLTLVIGFAIQKTIGFRITEEDEVAGIDTVAHAESAYDFASLGSSGSTAPLAGQARAEARNTERTLA from the coding sequence GTGGTCAACACCGGCGACACCGCCTGGATCCTCGTCAGCGCCGCGCTCGTGATGCTGATGACCCCAGGCCTGGCGCTCTTCTACGGCGGCATGGTCCGCGCGAAGAGCGTCCTCAACATGATGATGATGAGCTTCGGAGCCCTCGCGCTGATCACGGTGCTCTGGGTGCTCTACGGCTACTCCGTCGCCTTCGGCAACGACGTCGGCGCCGGCCTGCTCGGCGACCCGGGCGAGTTCTTCGGGCTCGCGGGCCTGATGGAGGACACGACCAGCGAGGCGGGCGGCCTGCCGTCGATGGCCTTCGTCGGCTTCCAGGCGGTCTTCGCCATCATCACCGTGGCGCTGATCTCCGGCGCCATCGCCGACCGCGCCAAGTTCGGCTCCTGGATGGTCTTCGCGGGCCTCTGGGCCACGGTCGTCTACTTCCCGGTCGCCCACTGGGTGTTCGACTTCGACACCGACGCCGGCCACGTGGGCGGCTGGATCGCCAACGACCTCGCCGCGATCGACTTCGCCGGCGGTACCGCGGTGCACATCAACGCCGGTGCCGCGGGCCTCGCGCTCGCGCTGGTGCTCGGCAGGCGCCGCGGCTTCGGCCGCGAGGCGATGCGGCCGCACAACCTCCCGCTGGTCATGCTCGGCGCCGGCCTGCTGTGGTTCGGCTGGTTCGGCTTCAACGCCGGCTCGGCGCTGGCCGCCAACAACACCGCCGCCGTCGCCTGGGTCAACACCCTGGCCGCGACCGCCGCGGCGATCCTCGGCTGGCTGCTCACCGAGAAGGTGCGCGACGGGCACGCCACCTCGCTGGGTGCCGCCTCGGGCGCGGTCGCCGGCCTGGTCGCCATCACCCCGGCCTGCTCGGCGGTCTCGCCGATCGGCGCGATCGTCCTGGGCGTCATCGCCGGTGCCCTCTGCGCCCTGGCCGTCGGCCTGAAGTACCGCCTCGGCTACGACGACTCCCTCGACGTCGTCGGCGTGCACCTCGTCGGCGGCCTCTGGGGCACCATCGCCATCGGGTTCCTGGCCGACCCCGACGCCCCGGCCGGCGTGGAGAGCCTCTTCTTCGGGGGCAGCGTCGACCAGCTCTGGCGGCAGGCCGTCGGCGCGGTCGCCGTCCTGGTCTTCTCCTTCGTCCTTACGCTGGTCATCGGGTTCGCGATCCAGAAGACGATCGGCTTCCGGATCACCGAGGAGGACGAGGTCGCCGGGATCGACACCGTCGCGCACGCCGAGTCCGCCTACGACTTCGCCTCGCTCGGCAGCAGCGGCTCCACCGCCCCACTGGCCGGCCAGGCGCGTGCCGAGGCCCGCAACACCGAGAGGACCCTGGCATGA
- a CDS encoding P-II family nitrogen regulator, whose protein sequence is MKLVTAIIKPFKLDDVKNALELIGITGLTVSEVQGFGRQRGHTEVYRGAEYQVDFVPKVRIEVVVGEIDAARVVDAVVESASTGQIGDGKVWVTTIDEIVRVRTGERGEDAL, encoded by the coding sequence ATGAAGCTCGTCACCGCGATCATCAAGCCCTTCAAGCTCGACGACGTGAAGAACGCCCTCGAGCTGATCGGGATCACCGGGCTCACCGTCAGCGAGGTGCAGGGTTTCGGCCGCCAGCGCGGCCACACCGAGGTCTACCGCGGCGCGGAGTACCAGGTCGACTTCGTGCCGAAGGTCCGCATCGAGGTCGTCGTCGGCGAGATCGACGCCGCCCGCGTGGTGGACGCCGTCGTCGAGTCGGCCTCCACCGGCCAGATCGGTGACGGGAAGGTCTGGGTCACCACGATCGACGAGATCGTGCGGGTCCGCACCGGCGAGCGCGGCGAGGACGCGCTCTGA